The Rhipicephalus sanguineus isolate Rsan-2018 chromosome 10, BIME_Rsan_1.4, whole genome shotgun sequence genome segment ggttccttcctcaggggggactgcggggGGACTGTtatgcggcggggggggggggactgcagGGGGGACTgttatttcttcttttcgttgTTCTCTTTTGCGATGTATGCCCCTCCGATTTATTATTTATGTTATGGCTTGATGGCACTGCAAATACGTCCATAGgttcgtaaataaataaataaataaataaataaataaataaataaataaataaataaataaataaataaataaccattCCAATGATCGCCGTCCCAATAATCCTATCCACCATAAAAAAAATTGTAACCCGCCCcgagtagttatggtgctcgactgctgacccgaaggtagagggatcgaatcccaaccgtggcggccgcattttcgatagagacAACATGCTacaagcccgtgtgcttagatttaggtgcactttaaataaCCGCAGATGGTCGAGATTTCCCGAGCCCTTCTCTACGGCGTCTGAATCGTGAAAACAAAGACGTTTATGGCACGACAACACTTCTGTGGGGTTACCATAGATTTCTCGGTGCTTTCAGTACACTTTTATTTGTGATACAACTGGATAATATCGTGCACGCGTTTTGAAACTGGCTCTGCTGCATTCTACTGGGATTCCAGGACAGTGGTCACAGCTGAAGCGGGCAAAGGCGGGCCCACAACGTCGCCACCACCTTCAGCTGCGTCGCCAAGGTTCTCGGGAAGCGGCAAGCCCGAAACTGGACCCGGATACTCCGCCGAAGCAAGGTCTACGTCCTCGACAGAAGGGAGTCGCGGAACCACAGGCGACAGCGTGGTTAGACTTCACCCGCTACCGATCGACACGCCCGCTAGAGACGATGAAGACGACAGTGATTATGATGACGGAGAGCGCCTCGGCAATGGTGACAAGGACCGTAGGCGCTAGGACGGCGGTCATATGGTTTCATAAAGTTTCGCGTGCGAGTCGTGAAAGTCGTTACTGGAGCAGCGAACCTTTGCAATGCATATGCACTGAATCGTCCGTTTCTCAAAAAAACTTTCTGAACTCTGTATTTATGAGTTTTAGTCAGTGTTCTGGAGTAAAAGCTTTTTACTCATGTTCAGAAATGGTGgtgtctttccgtccactttatatcATAATTAGTAAAAACTCAAAATACCCTATATCTTCCTTGCCTTGACTGTACTAATATTCTCATTaccgttgtgtctaacaaaggaaaacgagccttTAAGTTCCGTTCAAAGGAATTTCAGGTAACACGAATGTTTAATTTCCCGTAAGCTCAGTGTTCGCGGTCTCTTCCTTGCTAACAGTGCATGGAAATGGCAAAATTAAGTAGGGCctccaaatgaggacgccgtgtcgcagaGGGTTATAGAGCGGGCCCGTGATGAGTACCTACGGCCACGAGTTCCGAGCCCGAGCTACCGCTCGTGCTGGTCAACGCGGTCTAGGTGAACTTCGCATCTCCAAAACCTGGAAGGCGAGGATGCCGAGCACGATGGTGCACGCAAGCACACGAAGAAGGCTGCCGTCATGCGGCGGCGCTGTCGGTATCTCGGAGCCCTTGCTGGACTGCCGTTGTTGTGATCGGCATCTTCCTGTTGAGACAGAAATGTAAACaaaagcaataagaaaaaaatcacgccatattcacggaatgaatgatgatgagtggggcgaagttcgagaggggagatcattggtaaaaccgtaactcttccgtgtaagttcgcccattacatcattaaaaaAGACgcaagactcgcaagtgcacttcatagaactcgcaactcgtaagactcgcaagtgcacttcatagaactaggcggtcacgtaccacgaaagacatgcatgtacagacccacggcttaggaagtatagcgtagtgggttcctcgcaagtgcacttcgcccctaaaattatgatgatttatagcgtagtgggttcctcgcaagtgcacttcatagaactaggcggtcacgtaccacgaaagacatgcatgtacagacccacggctttaggagcttcgcccctaaaaaattcgcgcagcttcgcactggtggtgcgaagcctgaaggaacagcggaggtGGGCGGCTTTCCTTAACGTACCAGCCAAGTCTAGCCTAGAGATAGCCACTTAAGGCTAGATATAGCCACATGAGCACAGAGAGACAGTTAAGCCTAGGAAAGCCAAGTTGagcctctatctctctctctatttatttctatatctttctgtctgtttctgtCCCTTTCtcccattctttctctctttctcgctgtcctttttttttcgttcttgcaCTCATAGCGACGCAGTCACATGGTTCCCATAAATACATGttctgctaacgtgcctggatagccgagtggttacgacgctcaccttcggaccgtgggtgcACGGGTTCGAATCCAGGAAATTCCATTTCGTTGTATGTatttcttctcctctccacttcttctctcctcctcatttccttcctccaacgcgctgctaggcgacgcatggtgacgtcattgccCGGCGAGGTTTTTGCTACGCACAACGAACGGCCTACCCTCCGGCCTAAAGAGCTTTGCTGTTAAACTCCTTGAAATACGGGCCGTCGCTggcgccaacgtttcgacaagccaGCCACGTCTAGCCTAGAtacaataggcttcccaagctacgcttagtggcgctgctgctcttgacaggcagcgccatctctggcagaaaaagagaaactggggtgtcagcagcgcgcgttttcccttctctccaccgcgttgccgctcgcttccgtgcacgtgcagagctctcgcggtgcacttgcggcgtctcacaatgtaccgcttgcagtgcggcttcaaaaggattttcaagcttgactggcacttccgaaaagcgaacttgataaaatgagaaaggctcgtcaatcacgttgacggtgaagagcagacgatcgacgacaacgacgcccgactcaaagcgaaatgcatttcccaagtcgcgattacaccgtgtaggacgtatacctcgaggcaagtctcattctgtcatgttaaagatgaataatggtccacatgcactccgaaatgaagccgtacacgctatcgatgttctgcggcgtggactacgaatcatatgattgttgttttgatatggcatgcttaacagtagcagccgtgtactttcgtgaacaaacgtttgcggcgtgcgaaaaaaagattatacggccatggcactgcttcctgagaaggttagagtcaagtcctccgtgccgctggagaatcacccgccgattaagacgcgaggcagctagctgagctttaaccactgtgaagcatgATGAACTGCTCgactcgttttttcggctctcgcgtcatgcttgcagtctctttttatgatatcgacttgacaggcgtataaaacctgttgcgtgaacgcggctagaaaatcgcacaaagtcagaaggtggttacttcaaggttgcaattgcaaagcttgtattaagtgccagttatatttagcggcttaaatatatatcaccctaataaagtgacaaaaacaaaggaaacctgcagaacgatgtcaaagcttgctgaaaatgcacagatgtccgttccggcgtgataaagcagccttcccgacgcgtgaaatgcaggcgccgaacttctgacaatgtgccgagttcagttgaattcaaccaaccgcgcaacgctaacggtataacgcgaatgtgaacgttcaacaacgacgggtaggtctcacgaacagggggaatcaaaacacaaagtttttTCACCTACAGCCGTAACTGGAATTTCACAATGCGACAAGACAGCGattaatcattactgtagtcgctgcgtgcatgcgccgcgttacttaccgattcaggtagtcggaacgaacgaaagcgatgaactcagacagccaaaatagaaggcgagacagcgctgtcagctatccagccttcccgcctttatttctcgtgcgacaggcccgggaaccgatacagttatAACACGTGAATCgttgtgccttggtgttgtctgcactgttgtggctggccactaaaccgcaatacttcggaccacgcttgcgcttccgcggggtcgcttctgccatcgcggaaatgcgcagcttcgcacagcaagcctctcggttcaacgtacccagctgacggcctcccagttacccgcaccgagagaagaacgcgtgcgcacgtgcgctaccgctaccgtgaaaggggctgagccggccgcgcgaaggttcagagctttccgacagagccgcagcgcggctggcgcggcgctgtcgtcgcgccgcaaaccgcttgggttccctatagctaGAAAAATTTTCAGAccatatgatccgcccgactcttggccgatccccctgagtgggtaggtgccaatcatcccaggagcatcatcatcagcatcatcacaGCAATCAAGGCAGTTGCACcttcttcaaagctgcaactgccgtgaagaagacaagatcgcttgtcgaaacgttggcttcagcggcaGCCGGTGTTCACAAATTTTCATCCCTTCAAACACAAAGAATCACTCCTTCTCTCGTTGTAGCTCTCTCACATGCGCTCTACACAGGAATGTCAGGAGGTAAGTGTAAAGCCTTGGGGTCCGTATTTTATTTACCAGTTCTTGCGTCGATTTGGGATGTGATTGATAAAATTGGTTGTGGGTGCATTTTTGGTCAAAAGAAGGCAGCCTTCGAAAATcctgaatttttcgaatatttaaTGTGTCGGCGCATTTTTATAACATTGATGGACAGTGAATATATgaaaaaaaggtaagcctattgTAGCCTTCTGAAATATtgaatttttcgatttttcatggTCACGTTGCATTAGGATAAAATTGATTGTATGTGCGATTTCGGCCTTTGGAAATGTAGAGTATTTCGATTTTTCAAAGTTACGTTCAACATGGATGATATTGATTTGTGTGGCAATTACGGGCCGAATGACAAGCCtcatagcctttggaaatctcagAAAATTCAAGAAGTATTCATTAAGCGTCTATGAGGCTATTCGCGCACTATATAGCTGCACATTTTGCTCATGCTGTTGCTGACGATGGCTATCAGTTATGGCCGAGCCCCGTTCGAATAACTAGGAAGTTTTACACCACCCACTAGTTACACAATTCACATGctgtgacgcctggtgcgctGCTGCATCTACtggtttcatttttctttttgaagcagtttcaagtagtGACGTGGTACTGTGGTAGAATATTtcgttgccacgcagaatgctgggGTTCGATTCCCGGGACGAGTATCtcggttacacacacacacatacacacacacacacacacgacatgccgtttttcctgaccatgtcctgctgcgacgcgcctttgtTCAAAGTTTGTCACGTgaacttccggtctgacgtatcACAGTCGACGCATTTCCTGCGCGTCCGCTGCGCTCAGTTTCGTTATGACCTCGATaggggccttgaatttcgatgaTTATGAAATGAAATTGCGTGCGTTTTTTGCGATATTTAAATATGAATATGTCATAAATTATCACGTCATACAATTCGTCTATATAAACAACGgccctcaagttaataattaaaaagttaattactcatttgaatgtaactttaggtgcggcagattatttccgcctcggcgtagagttcgctTGCGAGCGTAGcatttttacaaaaaaaatctgtattgtctaaaaaaaaaagaaccctgtataaaagcatgcaaaattgaaaaatcaaGGGGAGGGGCGGGCTGAGCCCCCCAAACCCTTgatttcttcgccccccccccaaatattAGAACGCCGTGAGGAACGTTTCAGCCGCGATACCAATGGATGCCACATATTAGGTGAGGTTAGCCAACGGTTACCATAATTTAGTCAACACATGGCAAAAATACAGAAGCCTGCTAACAGGAAGACTACATTACCAATAATTTAACCATTTGTAGCCATCATTATTTGTAGTGGGAAGAGATaaggatgcgcatgcgcattatGTTTTGTGCGACAATGTGCACTTCAATAAAACACGGTTGAAAGCTATAGCATTCACCCGTGTCCAATGCCTCATGCTCGTGTAAGTGTCCTTGTGTATTCGCTGGTATCCCCGATTTCACGTTGATCAACCCTAACTTGTTTCTGTTTGAATTGTCGATAACTGTACTTGCTTCAGACATGCGTTTATCACACGTTGACGTTAAGCTGATAATCGCGCTTGTCTCCGCAAAATATTTTGTTGTTTATGAAGCATGCCTAACACAATAACAGAATAACACAATAACGGAGGCGCCCTCACATGGCCTTCACGCGTAACCAACATGTTGTAGGGCTAATTATTGTTATAATACCAATAACTACAGCATGCTCGGAAGACAAGTGACAGAAACGCTATGAACGCAAAGCGCCAAATTTCATTGTTCGGTCTTTCTCAATTGTTCATTCGAACGCTAATAACTAGCGCAACGTTCTACCTTAATTTATTATGTTTGCCGCGGTAACGCCTTCCTGCTCAAGTGCAATAATTTTTCAGGTATAGCGGCTCTCGAGGTAAAAATGAAGGGCCCTAGGTTGGCTTGGCCTCACTAATATGCATAGTGCAGAGAAGCCAGCTGTACCGGAGCATTCTGACGAGCGGTTTGCAGTGGCAACTCTTTCGGTTGTATTGGAAATACCGGCAACAAATCTAACCTTTATAGCTCATGTGCGATCAGACTATTTTCTCGTTAAAAAAAAGGCCCACTTGGTGCAGGTCTGGGATATTGGAAGTAATCGACGAaggctttctctttcttgcttttatttatctctctttctctctctgcttctttctatctcgtTTCTtagtttctatttatttctctctttctatctctttctgtctggctctctgttttttctatctctttttctatttttcaatTTCCCTATTttctcttcctccttctttctctcgctttctttctttatctctatgtctatgtttttctgtcgtttttatttttctgtctttattccctttatttctttctattttctcctttttttctttcgctttctttctctctattatagatccctgtctttctctctctcttttttttcacgtgttcgtttgacACTCCCAcccgctgtactcggtagtgggggcTTGCCCATTTCTTGtgacgcatacccacctgaggagttttgcacgatggAACACAAGCAACCGATAGCTTAAAGAGCTTCACTAAAAAAAATGCGTCTCTCTCCTCAACCTATTGTCCTCCTCTTCACTGTAAAGAAAATGAAGAGAGcgcttgccggttcatgatgatgatagctttttaacgacggagcacaagttacggacagcttaaacagcttagGCGTTAAAAACAGAAAATCGTTTTGCCGAGGATAGATGCTTTATCGAAATGCTAAACTGTCTAGAGCTATCTTAAACGTTCCCAGTTATCTCGTATTAGAGGAAAAATATAGATGTAAAAATGGGATGCAAACAATTTCTTCGACAATGGTATGTTCGAGTAAGAAACGAAAGGAGAATGCAGCACATTTTCAGTGGTAGTGGAATAACGCAGAAGAGTGATCTTCTTCTTGTTACCCATTAGCGGCTGATACCGACTACCTTGACTAAGCCAAGAAGCATCCCGTCTTGTATGTTCTTAGAGTAGGTTTGTAACCACGGTAAGAGCTCGGAGGACTACGTGAGTCCTCCGAGCTACGCCGGAAATATGTCGGCAATAAAGTCAAGGCAGCGATGTAGATGAAAACATCAATAGACTTGTTTGTTTTATATGCCTTAACATCGCCTAGGCTTACTCTGTGCACAAAGTGTTATACTACCATGAAGGCACACACCACGGTCCAATGCTTAGTTGCTATGGTGTTGCTTCGCTAAGATCGAGGTTACGGGTTTGATGCCGCCCATGGTTTTTGCCCTCCACCAatagaaatgggggggggggggggggcaagaacaCTCATGTGCCTTTTTTATCATGCACGTTATCGAGAATTCCACGAGGACTGAACTACGCAGTGCAGCATACATCGCAGTTAGATCGTATTTCTGGCATGCAAAACTCCCTGTTGAAGGAAACAACATTGACAAAGGTGCCGCCaccttcgcgttttttttttcggccgatGGGAACAAAGATACTACGAAAATATTGACAATTGCCTCACTTTCACCTTCTTACTCATTGCCGCATATGTAAAACAAATATGTCGATATTCACAAGGCGGCGCCACACGTAATGCAAGTTTTTCGTTGAATATACACAACAAAAGCATAACGCTTTCCTTCCCGAGGATTACATAATGTGCATTCTAAAGCCACGTTTTCGGCTGTGTACTCGCCCAGTAGTCGAGAAAGAACTTAACTGGTCAAGGAAATATTCTACGCGAGTATGGAGCACTTTCGCTCAGGGTTCATGGGAGAGTCAGATGGACACTCAAATGCGTGGGCGAAACCCGCGACGTGCTTCAGCGGAAAATTGCACATGTCTTCCCCACCGTCCTCGCCGCAGAAGTAGTAGCAGGCGAAGATGAAGAACACGCCGTCCGCCGTGTGCTGAGAGGACGCCTCGACAGCGTACCGAGTCGCGTTGTCGACGTCGTCTCGCACAGCCCGCCAAGCCACGCTGATGCCCGCCAAGGCTGCCTGGAGGTCTTCGATGGATGTCACGTGGTGACCTGTCTCGTTCGTCGCGAGGCACCCTCGGTTGTCGTCCAGGACAGCGCGACATTCGGAACTCTTGTCGACGCAGTCAAACAGCAGCGTCGCTGCCAAGCGTGAACCAATCCCCGCGTAAAGGACGGATCGCGGTGCCCTGTCGACGTACCAGGGGAAACGCAGATGATACGGATTCAGAACAACTCTTCGGTACGACACCGAGAAGTAATCGTCCAAGCTGTGCCAGGGACGATGGCTTTCCACGGCAGCGGCAACGACCGTACCCGGCTCCACGCGGGCTCCGACTCGCGCCAGATGCTCTGCGAACGCGATATGGTTCAGTAGAGGTCGCTGTAGGCTCACGTTGGGGTAAGATTCATACGCAAACCGGTCAGCGTCGACTTCCGATGGGGCCAGGAGAGCCAACGCGGTCTTAAGACTGTCGTCGACGAAACGTGTCTGCTCAGGAAGAGCTCCGTAGGACTTGCTTCCAGCGTGGAAAGCTCCCAAGAATGTGCTCTTCACTCTGCGCGCGACTGTGACGACCTCTTTTGTTGAATCCTCGGTTCCGTTGAGAAGAAATTTGTTCACGGCATTCCGGAAGAACCGATACGTGTCACGGAAGCATTGCAGTCTGTGCTGCCTGACGGATTCTTCCGGAGACGCGAAGAAACTATCGCGTAGGTGCGCATTTGTATAAAAGATGGCCGCCTGGAAAGCCAGAAAGCCGAGCAGGTCTTTCGCCGCGGCTTCCCCGTAATTATTGGGAAAGCCAAGTACGGCAGCGAATGACCTGAAGTCGGGCACGGCAACCGACTTTACGTCGGAAGTGGAAGTCCTTGTGTACTGCTGAAGAACCGCATTCCACTTGCCCTCCGCAATCAACGGCGTTGTATGCTGGAAGACGGACGTCCAGTTCATCACGACTTCGTGCTTGCCGCTGGATTGCAGGTACACGTCGAACACGTCGGTCGCGTTGGCGATGACCTCCAGGATCTCCGCGAAACGGGTTTCGTTGACGCCACGGCCTGCCACGGCTTCGTAAGCGACGCGGAGGTAGGACACCACGTGTAGAGACGAGATCAGGTTGTAAAGCCTTTTCAAGACTGACTTGAAGGTCGCATCCGTGGTAAACGTCAGCACGCGACGTCCGCCTTTCCCGCCTCGAAGACACACGTCGACGTCGAAGAATACCGGCAGTGCCACGCGTTTAGCCATGAAAAACACGGTAGACAGGAAGTCCGATCCTTCGCTCCTGTCTGGCCAGGTCAATCCTGCGCCCGCAAGCACGGCCGTGAGGTCGACAATGGCGGTGCCTTCATCCGGAGCGAGGCAGATTTCCAAGTAGCCAGCAGCTTTGCCTATCGGTTCTCCTTTCATGCTCAAGGCGTTGGCTTCGCGCAATTTCGACAAAGCTGCGTTGACGAATGAAACGAGGGCTTCTATGGCCGACGACGTCTCGGGGTGACTCTGGGCCCACGATCCGCAGGCGAACCTGTAGAAATTGTCGCACGGATCGGCGCTTCTGTCGACGGCGTCTCGAACGAAGGTGGAGTAGGCCTCGGCTACAGTAGCGACTGCGTGCGCCCTCGAACGCAGACTCCCCATGCTGGCGTTTCCTTTGTTTGCAGCGGCACCGGAACCGTGCTGAGGATCTACCTTGACAAGGCCGATGAGATGCCACACGATGGCTATGAGGACGACAGCGAATATAACGGTGATAAAGGCGACGGCTAGGACGGTCTGCTTGGAGGACGGTAGCTTCTTGGGTGAACTTTTCGCTAGACGGCTTCGTGACGTGTCCTGCATTTGGTGAGCAAACACAGATGTTTTAACGCGAAAGAGTTTCATGTAGGCCTTCgcgaactgactgactgacatcaCTTCCGTCAGGGAAATGACGCCATTCAAGaagcgcacgttttttttttaacgtcacACACTTCAGCACGGGAGAGCTGCATGCTGCGTTGGCTCAGCTGAGTGCTTTAGACATCGTTATCGAGAAATAtgtagcgggttcgattccaagcTGTGGCATCCTCGTTAAAATGTAGAGATGGTTGAAAAAACTCACTGGGTACCTTATGCATCtcagacgacccgaaggcgaaagccatcttcttttttttcttctcagtgggtGTCCGAATTCTCCTCCCCCTTCaccctccgaaatctttctgcacctcacgtggtttcgcactgcctttaGGGTCgaccaacctttgaccaagcgacgacgtcatttg includes the following:
- the LOC119371696 gene encoding uncharacterized protein LOC119371696 translates to MSPTPGAQSPMSPPRERRPTISTKDPRLRHFWRSLRSHLRREKEAASPGEKSPNVDSPKQAPRLSMVDAAAAAAGFPTRKRLQPNAGKRRSGSSSPATASPSKALSPSPSKAGSPTRSTKAGRRRSRSASRLRKWQTPTGGEFSSSLIHYDTSRSRLAKSSPKKLPSSKQTVLAVAFITVIFAVVLIAIVWHLIGLVKVDPQHGSGAAANKGNASMGSLRSRAHAVATVAEAYSTFVRDAVDRSADPCDNFYRFACGSWAQSHPETSSAIEALVSFVNAALSKLREANALSMKGEPIGKAAGYLEICLAPDEGTAIVDLTAVLAGAGLTWPDRSEGSDFLSTVFFMAKRVALPVFFDVDVCLRGGKGGRRVLTFTTDATFKSVLKRLYNLISSLHVVSYLRVAYEAVAGRGVNETRFAEILEVIANATDVFDVYLQSSGKHEVVMNWTSVFQHTTPLIAEGKWNAVLQQYTRTSTSDVKSVAVPDFRSFAAVLGFPNNYGEAAAKDLLGFLAFQAAIFYTNAHLRDSFFASPEESVRQHRLQCFRDTYRFFRNAVNKFLLNGTEDSTKEVVTVARRVKSTFLGAFHAGSKSYGALPEQTRFVDDSLKTALALLAPSEVDADRFAYESYPNVSLQRPLLNHIAFAEHLARVGARVEPGTVVAAAVESHRPWHSLDDYFSVSYRRVVLNPYHLRFPWYVDRAPRSVLYAGIGSRLAATLLFDCVDKSSECRAVLDDNRGCLATNETGHHVTSIEDLQAALAGISVAWRAVRDDVDNATRYAVEASSQHTADGVFFIFACYYFCGEDGGEDMCNFPLKHVAGFAHAFECPSDSPMNPERKCSILA